One segment of Thermococcus sp. JdF3 DNA contains the following:
- a CDS encoding TraR/DksA C4-type zinc finger protein gives GTTELFNKVVKERKGTPEERKRLWGLWESIAKTMLYLPKEEFKIERVKVPPIEQAPIVESVRCSRCGELVMSTRIVYINEEPLCMRCANEKYHAIIGRGIVDVNSFRGC, from the coding sequence GGCACAACCGAGCTCTTTAATAAGGTCGTTAAGGAACGGAAAGGAACCCCTGAAGAGCGGAAGCGCCTCTGGGGGCTCTGGGAATCGATTGCTAAGACCATGCTTTACCTGCCAAAAGAAGAGTTCAAAATCGAGCGCGTCAAGGTTCCGCCAATCGAGCAGGCGCCGATAGTTGAGAGCGTCCGCTGCTCCCGCTGTGGCGAGCTGGTCATGTCCACGAGGATCGTTTACATCAACGAGGAGCCTCTCTGCATGAGATGCGCTAATGAGAAGTATCACGCCATCATCGGCAGAGGCATAGTCGATGTCAACAGCTTTAGGGGGTGCTGA